TGGTGATGTAGTGCAAAATCGTAGCATTCGCTCCTGAAGCAACGATTGACGAGTAGGCAGGACCAACTGCGCCTAAGCGGCGGAATTGAAACTCTAGGAGCGCTTCGATTTCATATTCGTACATTCCAGGGCGAGTCTGCGTAAGGGCAGCGTGGTGAGCAGAAGTAGAGACCGATACTGCTTGTTGCATCAGTGTCAATTCACTTGGCGATTTGAACAGCCGCATTTCATGGAGAATGGTTCCTGGGTCAATCACTGAAACAGGACCACGGCCACTGCGCTGACGCTGCATACGGCTTTGATTCATCAACGTGACAATCTTGTCATTGAGCTGATCGTCACGCCCAAAGGCATAATACACATTCTCGGCTTGCAGCAGGTGTTGCGGCAAGATCTCGTCAATCTTATCGATCGTATAGGCTGCGTCGACGCCAAAGTGCTCTTTCGCGCCTTCGACCCCAAAGCGTTTCCCCGTCCAGGTCTCTTTCTCTTGATCGCGCGGACGAACGAAGAGGATGAAGCGCTCGGTTTCGTGTTGCGGAGAGAGTAAACACAGAGCTTCGGGCTCAGGGAAGCCAGTCAGATAAAAGAAATCATTATCCTGACGATAACGGTACTCGGTATCATGGGACCGAATAGAGGAGAGGGCTGCTGGAAAAATTGCCACACTTAATGGGCTCATCTGTTTAACAACCGTGTCACGACGGGCGGCGTATGATTCAGGGGCAACAGCAACTGAGACGAGCCGTGATATTTCTCCAGTAACGATAGCCATGAGCGCGCTCCTTACAATTTTTCAGCTTACGCAGATAGACCGTTACCATATGGTACGGCAGCGTACCTTGCCAGAGGGAGACACCAGAAGAGCAAGGAAAGATGACACAAAGAAAAAAGAAGCGTGGATTGGTGCAATATGTTATACCAGCTTTCGAAAGATAGGAGCGTTTGTGTGTCACCCTGAGCGGAGCGAAGGGTCTCTCAGAGAGATTCTTCGCCGCTCCGCGGCTCAGAATGATATGGCGCTCAGATTCGGAAACGCTATCATCAAAAAAGATTCGCTATTACGTACTCGAAGCGGGTTCCCCTGTTCTTGTTGATCGCTACCCAGCCAGAAAGCAAAGAATCCTCCTCCGCGACCGATCTAGACTTGAGAGCCTACGCAAAAAATACCACTCATGAAAAACACCGCACAGCAACACAGATATAATGCCTTGACAGAGCCACTTCGGATCGTGAATGTGCCACCGGCGTCACCGCTACGTTCTCGTATTCATGAAATTTCTGCTGCCGCTGCCCGATCCCCTCTTGTCCATCGAATGCTCTCAGCTCTCTTGCTTGTCGGACTTCCAGGAGTTGGCGCTTATGCACAATTTGTTGAGCCAACCTGGCTTCGAGTGAAACGACTGCCGGTGCCGTTGCCAACCCTGCCTCTTGGACTCGATGGTTTCCGGATCGTTCATCTCAGC
The Deltaproteobacteria bacterium DNA segment above includes these coding regions:
- the pepP gene encoding Xaa-Pro aminopeptidase, which produces MAIVTGEISRLVSVAVAPESYAARRDTVVKQMSPLSVAIFPAALSSIRSHDTEYRYRQDNDFFYLTGFPEPEALCLLSPQHETERFILFVRPRDQEKETWTGKRFGVEGAKEHFGVDAAYTIDKIDEILPQHLLQAENVYYAFGRDDQLNDKIVTLMNQSRMQRQRSGRGPVSVIDPGTILHEMRLFKSPSELTLMQQAVSVSTSAHHAALTQTRPGMYEYEIEALLEFQFRRLGAVGPAYSSIVASGANATILHYITNEKQMRDGELLLIDAAAEYANYCSDVTRTFPVGRQFTAPQRDIYDLVLTAQKEAIAMIKPGVKFDDVHARATEILVDGLRKFGLLSGDTKEIIEKGDHRKFYMHRTSHWLGMDVHDVGKYKIGEDSRILQPGMVLTVEPGIYIAEDAEGIDDRYRGIGVRIEDDILVTTSDHDILTKDIPKEVSDLEALRKGAQ